In one window of Pseudomonas chlororaphis subsp. chlororaphis DNA:
- the moaA gene encoding GTP 3',8-cyclase MoaA, with protein MSDRILQDGFSRRVDYLRMSVTDRCDFRCVYCMAEDMQFLPRQRILTLEELYQLAQSFVALGTRKIRLTGGEPLIRPGVVELCRRIAALPGLRELCMTTNGSQLGKLAAPLFEAGLKRLNISIDSLDATRFRELTRTGDLAQVIAGIDAANAAGFQHTKLNCVVMKGRNDHEINDLVGFAIDRGLDISFIEEMPLGVISEHSRADAFFSSAQVRERIAERYTLIDSTESTQGPSRYWRLAEAPEIRLGFISPHSHNFCATCNRVRLTVEGRLLLCLGNEHSVDLKQVLRSHPGEPQRLERAILEAMKIKPYRHNFALNDEVQVVRFMNMTGG; from the coding sequence ATGTCAGATCGAATCCTGCAGGATGGTTTTTCCAGGCGAGTCGACTATCTGCGAATGTCGGTGACCGATCGCTGCGACTTTCGCTGTGTGTATTGCATGGCCGAAGACATGCAGTTCCTGCCGCGGCAACGCATCCTGACCCTGGAGGAGCTCTATCAACTGGCGCAAAGTTTCGTCGCCCTGGGCACCCGGAAAATTCGCCTGACCGGGGGCGAACCCTTGATCCGCCCGGGCGTCGTCGAACTGTGCCGGCGCATCGCCGCGCTGCCGGGGCTGCGCGAGCTGTGCATGACCACCAATGGCTCGCAGCTGGGCAAGCTGGCGGCGCCCTTGTTCGAGGCCGGGCTCAAGCGCCTGAACATCAGCATCGACAGCCTCGATGCCACGCGTTTTCGCGAGCTGACCCGCACCGGTGACCTGGCCCAGGTGATTGCCGGCATCGATGCGGCGAACGCCGCCGGTTTCCAGCACACCAAGCTCAACTGCGTGGTAATGAAAGGGCGCAACGATCATGAGATCAACGACCTGGTGGGCTTTGCCATCGACCGTGGGCTGGACATCTCCTTTATCGAAGAGATGCCCCTGGGGGTGATCAGCGAACACAGCCGCGCCGATGCGTTCTTTTCCAGCGCCCAGGTGCGCGAGCGCATCGCCGAGCGCTACACCCTGATCGACTCCACCGAATCGACCCAGGGGCCGTCGCGTTACTGGCGCCTGGCCGAGGCACCGGAGATTCGCCTGGGGTTCATCTCGCCCCACAGCCACAACTTCTGCGCCACCTGCAACCGGGTGCGGCTGACCGTCGAAGGCCGGCTCTTGCTGTGCCTGGGCAACGAGCATTCGGTCGATTTGAAGCAGGTGCTGCGCAGCCATCCGGGCGAGCCGCAGCGCCTGGAGCGGGCAATCCTCGAGGCGATGAAAATCAAGCCGTACCGCCACAACTTCGCACTCAATGACGAGGTGCAAGTGGTGCGGTTCATGAACATGACCGGCGGCTAG